The following are encoded together in the Dama dama isolate Ldn47 chromosome 29, ASM3311817v1, whole genome shotgun sequence genome:
- the HAND2 gene encoding heart- and neural crest derivatives-expressed protein 2, giving the protein MSLVGGFPHHPVVHHEGYPFAAAAAAAAAAAASRCSHEESPYFHGWLIGHPEMSPPDYSMALSYSPEYASGAASLDHSHYGGVPPGAGPPGLGGPRPVKRRGTANRKERRRTQSINSAFAELRECIPNVPADTKLSKIKTLRLATSYIAYLMDLLAKDDQNGEAEAFKAEIKKTDVKEEKRKKELNEILKSTVSSNDKKTKGRTGWPQHVWALELKQ; this is encoded by the exons ATGAGTCTGGTGGGGGGCTTCCCCCACCACCCGGTGGTGCATCATGAGGGCTATCCgttcgccgccgccgccgccgctgctgccgCCGCGGCCGCCAGCCGCTGCAGCCACGAGGAGAGCCCCTACTTCCACGGCTGGCTCATCGGCCACCCCGAGATGTCGCCCCCCGATTACAGCATGGCCCTGTCCTACAGCCCCGAGTACGCCAGCGGCGCCGCCAGCCTGGACCACTCCCATTACGGGGGGGTGCCGCCGGGCGCCGGGCCCCCAGGCCTGGGGGGGCCGCGCCCGGTGAAGCGCCGGGGCACCGCCAACCGCAAGGAGCGGCGCAGGACTCAAAGCATTAACAGCGCCTTCGCAGAGCTGCGCGAGTGCATCCCCAACGTGCCCGCCGACACCAAGCTCTCCAAGATCAAGACTCTGCGCCTGGCCACCAGCTACATCGCCTACCTCATGGACCTGCTGGCCAAGGACGACCAGAACGGCGAGGCGGAGGCCTTCAAGGCAGAGATCAAGAAGACagatgtgaaagaagagaagaggaagaaggagctG AATGAAATCTTGAAAAGCACAGTAAGCAGCAACGACAAGAAAACCAAAGGCCGGACGGGCTGGCCGCAGCATGTCTGGGCCCTGGAGCTCAAGcagtga